One region of Camelus bactrianus isolate YW-2024 breed Bactrian camel chromosome 22, ASM4877302v1, whole genome shotgun sequence genomic DNA includes:
- the CASP14 gene encoding caspase-14 — MSNPQPLKEEAYDMSGSRLALTLCVTKAREGSEADLDALELMFQKLGFESTIKRDPTAQQFKEELEKFQEAIDAREDFVSCAFVVLMAHGLEGRLKGEDEEMVDLEDLFQVLNNKNCRALRAKPKVYIVQACRGEQRDPGETVGADNSVMVVKYSPETIPTYTDTLHVYSTVEGYIAYRDDKKGSYFIQTLVDVFTNRRGPILELLTEVTRRMAKEELVQEGEARKVNPEIQSTLRKRLYLQ, encoded by the exons ATGAGTAATCCTCAGCCTTTGAAGGAG GAAGCATACGACATGTCAGGTTCTCGACTAGCCCTGACACTGTGTGTCACCAAAGCCCGGGAAGGCTCAGAGGCAGACCTGGATGCCCTGGAACTCATGTTCCAGAAGCTGGGATTTGAGAGCACCATAAAGAGAGACCCCACCGCCCAG CAATTCAAGGAAGAGTTGGAAAAATTCCAGGAAGCCATAGATGCCCGGGAAGACTTTGTCAGCTGTGCTTTTGTGGTGCTCATGGCACACGGGTTAGAAGGTCGCCTCAAAGGGGAGGATGAGGAGATGGTCGATCTGGAAGACCTCTTCCAGGTTCTGAACAACAAGAATTGTCGAGCCCTGAGAGCCAAGCCTAAGGTGTACATCGTGCAGGCCTGTCGAGGAG AACAAAGGGACCCTGGCGAAACAGTAGGTGCAGACAATTCTGTGATGGTCGTGAAATACAGTCCCGAAACCATCCCAACGTACACAGACACCCTCCATGTCTACTCCACTGTGGAGG GGTACATTGCCTACAGAGATGACAAGAAGGGCTCCTACTTCATCCAGACCCTGGTTGATGTGTTCACGAATAGGAGAGGACCCATCCTGGAGCTTCTGACAGAA GTGACCCGGCGCATGGCAAAAGAGGAGCTGGTTCAAGAAGGGGAAGCAAGGAAAGTGAACCCCGAAATCCAAAGCACTCTTCGGAAACGGCTGTATCTGCAGTAG